From Phoenix dactylifera cultivar Barhee BC4 unplaced genomic scaffold, palm_55x_up_171113_PBpolish2nd_filt_p 000316F, whole genome shotgun sequence, a single genomic window includes:
- the LOC120105593 gene encoding AUGMIN subunit 6-like — protein sequence MTAKLSSVQLEKVSTSPALKLPQLFSLAPNSLGKGMHTPKRHASATQSNQQSLPPFTKAQTDSATQDSDGYHAQKLRCSVREAALPRLSNNTEWSQEKSSDDGPEHFFMPLSTGLSRKEVDAVPNRRKQQLVFSPPEIHVSRNTKDLPSNTRSQLNSVQVKSYKLNGLDDYKKQAELLQPALGNAWSTFTDIDDILDQVFSPPLLLESCFQDTYEDLLG from the exons ATGACTGCTAAACTCTCCTCTGTCCAGCTTGAAAAGGTTTCAACTAGTCCTGCTTTGAAACTTCCCCAGTTATTTAGTTTAGCTCCAAATTCATTAGGGAAAGGCATGCACACACCAAAGCGACATGCGTCAGCTACCCAATCAAACCAACAAAGTCTGCCACCCTTTACAAAAGCTCAAACTGATAGTGCAACACAAG ATAGTGATGGTTATCATGCTCAGAAACTTAGGTGTTCTGTTCGTGAAGCTGCATTGCCAAGGCTATCAAACAATACAGAATGGTCCCAAGAGAAGAGCAGTGATGATGGTCCTGAGCACTTCTTCATGCCTCTCTCAACAGGTCTTTCCCGAAAAGAGGTAGATGCCGTTCCAAATCGAAGAAAACAGCAACTGGTTTTCTCTCCACCAGAAATCCATGTCTCCAGGAATACAAAAGATCTCCCTTCTAACACCAGGAGCCAGTTAAATTCAGTGCAAGTTAAGTCATATAAATTGAATGGACTTGACGATTATAAAAAACAGGCAGAGCTACTTCAGCCAGCCCTTGGTAATGCATGGAGCACATTTACCGACATTGATGATATTCTGGATCAAGTGTTCTCACCTCCATTGCTACTGGAATCATGCTTCCAGGATACATACGAGGACTTGCTCG GGTGA
- the LOC120105594 gene encoding pathogenesis-related protein 1-like: MVAGCVTLKQEVAVGIERLWKATACDDHNLLPKVLPDFFVSAEIVEGNGGAGTIRKFNFRPAVKVASFIKDHLEVVDHESHLVKYAVIEGGLIGQRLKSQMFEVRYEVSGNGGCVVKTKVEYDTLDDKPLSEQELEELKGWLVQVLKAMEGYLLANPSAYA, from the exons ATGGTTGCTGGCTGTGTCACCCTTAAGCAGGAAGTCGCAGTCGGTATTGAGAGGCTATGGAAGGCGACTGCCTGTGACGACCACAACTTGCTACCCAAGGTCTTGCCTGACTTTTTTGTTAGTGCAGAGATTGTCGAGGGGAATGGCGGAGCCGGCACGATAAGGAAATTTAACTTCCGCCCAG CTGTCAAGGTAGCCAGCTTCATCAAGGATCATCTGGAAGTGGTGGACCATGAGAGCCACCTGGTGAAGTATGCTGTCATCGAAGGAGGCCTCATCGGGCAGCGGCTCAAGTCGCAGATGTTTGAGGTCAGATACGAGGTGTCGGGCAATGGTGGTTGCGTGGTGAAGACCAAGGTAGAGTATGACACCCTCGACGACAAGCCTCTGAGTGAGCAGGAGCTGGAAGAGTTGAAGGGATGGCTGGTGCAGGTGCTGAAGGCTATGGAAGGCTACCTGCTTGCCAACCCCAGTGCATATGCCTGA